A window of Thermosynechococcus sp. NK55a contains these coding sequences:
- a CDS encoding NAD+ synthase, giving the protein MAVHLWIAQLNPTVGSLRANAAAIATAVQEIRSQHPVDLVITPELALCGYPPKDLLLNRHFVEAMQQELHHLASALPPAVAVLVGTVLPNPDAGLKGQKPLYNGAALLRAGEVQQVFAKQLLPTYDVFDECRYFAPGSTENLLTLTTATDQLKIGVTICEDLWNNEQFWGQRHYERNPVAELVAQGADLIVNLSASPYCVGKPKLRQALIEHTARQYNCPLIYANQVGGNDDLVFDGTSLAVNRQGEVVSRAKGFREDYLAVRWRDGDLQPTAMIAPLARGEAAEIWQALVLGVRDYARKCGFRQVVIGLSGGIDSALVAAIATAAVGNKQVLGVLMPSPYSSEHSITDAKDLAANLGIATQVLPIAPLMQTYSEVLAPLFAGTASGVAEENIQARIRGTLLMAIANKFGHLLLSTGNKSELAVGYCTLYGDMSGGLAAIADVPKTRVYELCHWLNQQAAQGSPIPDLPIAGPVVIPPHILSKAPSAELKPGQRDQDSLPPYDILDGILARMIDRHQSDQEIAAAGYDLDLVQQVRRMVQRAEFKRQQAAPGLKITDRAFGSGWRMPIAAQW; this is encoded by the coding sequence ATGGCTGTGCATCTGTGGATTGCACAACTGAACCCCACCGTCGGCAGTCTCAGAGCCAATGCGGCAGCGATCGCCACCGCCGTCCAGGAGATCCGCAGCCAGCACCCTGTGGATTTGGTCATTACCCCGGAGCTGGCCCTCTGTGGCTATCCCCCCAAGGATCTGCTGCTCAACCGCCATTTTGTTGAGGCAATGCAGCAGGAACTGCACCACCTGGCCAGTGCCCTGCCCCCAGCGGTGGCTGTACTGGTGGGAACCGTTTTGCCCAACCCTGACGCTGGCCTCAAGGGTCAAAAGCCCCTCTACAATGGCGCTGCTCTCCTGCGGGCAGGTGAGGTGCAACAGGTCTTCGCCAAGCAGTTGTTGCCCACCTACGATGTCTTTGATGAGTGCCGTTACTTTGCCCCCGGCAGTACAGAGAATCTCTTGACATTGACGACGGCCACCGATCAGCTCAAAATTGGCGTCACAATTTGTGAAGACCTGTGGAACAATGAGCAGTTTTGGGGGCAGCGGCACTACGAGCGCAATCCCGTTGCGGAATTGGTGGCTCAGGGAGCGGATTTGATTGTGAATCTCTCGGCCTCCCCCTACTGTGTGGGCAAACCCAAGTTGCGGCAGGCGTTGATTGAGCACACAGCGCGGCAATATAACTGTCCCTTGATCTATGCCAATCAGGTCGGGGGCAATGATGACTTGGTTTTTGATGGCACCAGTTTAGCGGTAAATCGGCAGGGGGAAGTGGTGAGCCGCGCCAAGGGGTTTCGTGAGGACTACCTAGCCGTGCGCTGGCGAGATGGCGATTTGCAACCCACCGCTATGATTGCTCCCTTGGCCAGAGGTGAAGCGGCGGAAATTTGGCAAGCCTTGGTTTTGGGGGTGCGGGATTATGCCCGTAAATGTGGCTTTCGGCAGGTGGTGATTGGTCTCAGTGGCGGTATTGACTCAGCCTTGGTGGCGGCGATCGCCACCGCTGCTGTTGGCAACAAACAGGTGCTGGGGGTGCTGATGCCCTCCCCCTACAGTTCCGAGCACTCGATTACGGATGCCAAGGACTTGGCAGCGAACCTGGGCATTGCCACGCAGGTTTTACCCATTGCTCCCCTGATGCAGACCTACAGCGAGGTGCTGGCTCCCCTTTTTGCCGGCACTGCCAGCGGCGTGGCTGAGGAAAATATCCAAGCCCGCATTCGCGGTACCCTGCTGATGGCGATCGCCAACAAGTTTGGCCACTTGCTCCTTTCCACCGGCAATAAATCAGAACTAGCGGTGGGCTACTGCACCCTCTACGGCGACATGAGTGGCGGGCTCGCCGCCATTGCCGATGTCCCCAAAACCCGTGTTTATGAGCTGTGCCATTGGCTGAACCAGCAGGCAGCGCAGGGCAGTCCTATTCCCGATCTGCCAATCGCTGGCCCCGTGGTGATTCCCCCCCACATTCTCAGCAAAGCCCCCAGTGCTGAGCTCAAACCCGGCCAACGGGATCAGGATAGCTTACCACCCTACGACATTCTTGATGGCATTTTGGCACGGATGATTGATCGCCACCAGTCGGATCAAGAAATTGCCGCTGCAGGATACGATCTCGACCTTGTGCAGCAAGTGCGGCGCATGGTTCAACGGGCAGAATTCAAGCGCCAGCAGGCAGCACCGGGCTTAAAAATTACCGATCGCGCCTTTGGTTCCGGTTGGCGCATGCCGATCGCAGCCCAGTGGTAG